The following coding sequences are from one Pseudomonas mendocina window:
- the gpmI gene encoding 2,3-bisphosphoglycerate-independent phosphoglycerate mutase, whose product MSATPKPLVLIILDGFGHSDTPEYNAIYAADTPVYDRLRANYPHGLISGSGMDVGLPDGQMGNSEVGHMNLGAGRVVYQDFTRVTKAIRDGEFFENATINQAVDKAVAGGKAVHILGLLSDGGVHSHQDHLVAMAELAAKRGAEKIYLHAFLDGRDTPPKSAQSSIELLDATFARLGKGRIASLIGRYFAMDRDNRWDRVQQAYELIVDGAGQFNAATAVAGLEAAYARGESDEFVKATTIGAPVQVEDGDAVVFMNFRADRARELTRTFVEPDFKEFERKRVAQLAGFVMLTQYSASIKAPSAFAPEALTNVLGEYLAKNGKTQLRIAETEKYAHVTFFFSGGREEPFEGEERILIPSPNVATYDLQPEMSAPEVTDKIVDAIENQRYDVIIVNYANGDMVGHTGVFEAAVKAVETLDTCVGRIVAALDKVGGEALITADHGNVEQMEDECTGQAHTAHTCEPVPFIYVGKRPARVREGGVLADVAPTLLMLMGLPQPAEMTGKTIVELQ is encoded by the coding sequence ATGAGCGCCACGCCAAAACCCTTGGTTCTGATCATCCTCGACGGCTTCGGTCACAGCGACACCCCCGAGTACAACGCCATCTATGCCGCCGACACGCCAGTCTACGACCGCCTGCGCGCCAACTACCCGCACGGCCTGATTTCCGGTAGCGGCATGGACGTCGGCCTGCCCGACGGGCAGATGGGCAACTCCGAAGTCGGCCACATGAACCTCGGTGCCGGCCGCGTGGTGTACCAGGATTTCACCCGCGTGACCAAAGCCATCCGCGATGGCGAGTTCTTCGAGAACGCCACGATCAACCAGGCCGTGGACAAAGCGGTCGCCGGTGGCAAGGCCGTACACATCCTCGGCCTGCTCTCCGATGGCGGTGTGCACAGCCACCAGGATCACCTGGTCGCCATGGCCGAACTGGCCGCCAAGCGTGGCGCCGAGAAAATCTACCTGCATGCCTTCCTCGACGGCCGCGACACCCCGCCGAAAAGCGCGCAAAGCTCCATCGAACTGCTCGACGCCACCTTCGCCCGTCTCGGCAAGGGCCGCATCGCCAGCCTGATTGGCCGCTACTTCGCCATGGATCGCGACAACCGCTGGGATCGCGTGCAGCAGGCCTACGAGCTGATCGTCGACGGCGCCGGCCAGTTCAACGCAGCCACCGCAGTCGCCGGCCTGGAAGCGGCCTACGCCCGCGGCGAGAGCGACGAATTCGTCAAGGCCACCACCATCGGCGCTCCGGTGCAGGTGGAAGACGGCGACGCCGTGGTGTTCATGAACTTCCGCGCCGACCGCGCCCGCGAACTGACCCGCACCTTCGTCGAGCCTGACTTCAAGGAATTCGAGCGCAAGCGCGTGGCGCAACTGGCCGGCTTCGTCATGCTTACCCAGTACTCGGCGAGCATCAAAGCGCCCAGCGCCTTCGCCCCGGAAGCCCTGACCAACGTGCTCGGCGAATACCTGGCGAAGAACGGCAAGACCCAGCTGCGCATCGCCGAAACCGAGAAATACGCCCACGTCACCTTCTTCTTCTCTGGCGGCCGCGAAGAGCCGTTCGAAGGCGAAGAACGCATCCTCATTCCTTCGCCGAACGTCGCCACCTACGACCTGCAGCCGGAAATGAGCGCACCGGAAGTCACCGACAAGATCGTCGATGCCATCGAAAACCAGCGCTATGACGTGATCATCGTCAACTACGCCAACGGTGACATGGTCGGCCACACCGGCGTGTTCGAGGCCGCGGTCAAGGCCGTGGAAACCCTCGACACCTGCGTCGGCCGCATCGTCGCGGCGCTGGACAAGGTCGGTGGCGAAGCGCTGATCACCGCCGACCACGGCAACGTCGAGCAGATGGAAGACGAGTGCACCGGCCAGGCACACACCGCGCACACCTGCGAACCGGTGCCCTTCATCTACGTTGGCAAGCGCCCGGCGCGCGTCCGCGAAGGCGGCGTGCTGGCCGACGTGGCACCGACCCTGCTGATGCTGATGGGCCTGCCGCAACCAGCCGAGATGACGGGTAAGACCATCGTCGAGCTGCAATAA
- a CDS encoding rhodanese-like domain-containing protein, translated as MFANLIEFVINHYVLSGLFVVLLVLLIVTELRKGGQSLSSRELTALVNSDKGVVLDVRAQKDYSAGHIVDSLHIPYDKVAARIAELEKHKAKTIVVVDAMGQHAGSIARELKKAGYTAAKLSGGIATWRGDNLPLVK; from the coding sequence ATGTTCGCCAACCTGATTGAATTCGTCATTAACCACTATGTACTGAGTGGATTGTTCGTCGTCCTGCTGGTGCTGCTGATCGTCACCGAGCTGCGCAAGGGTGGCCAGAGCTTGTCCAGCCGTGAGCTGACTGCACTGGTCAACAGCGATAAGGGCGTGGTGCTCGACGTGCGTGCACAGAAGGACTACTCCGCCGGGCATATCGTCGATTCGCTGCACATCCCCTACGACAAGGTGGCTGCGCGTATCGCCGAGCTGGAAAAGCACAAGGCCAAGACCATCGTGGTGGTCGATGCCATGGGCCAGCATGCCGGCAGCATCGCCCGCGAACTGAAGAAGGCCGGCTACACCGCCGCGAAGCTGTCCGGTGGTATCGCCACCTGGCGTGGCGACAACCTGCCACTGGTGAAGTGA
- the grxC gene encoding glutaredoxin 3 gives MAGVVIYSSDWCPYCIRAKQLLVSKGVDYEEIRVDGQPAMRAEMTRKAGRTSVPQIWIGSTHVGGCDDLYALERAGKLDALLQSPA, from the coding sequence ATGGCTGGTGTGGTCATCTATTCCAGCGACTGGTGCCCCTACTGCATCCGTGCCAAGCAATTGCTGGTGAGCAAAGGGGTGGATTACGAGGAAATTCGCGTCGATGGCCAGCCAGCCATGCGCGCGGAGATGACCCGCAAGGCAGGCCGCACCTCGGTGCCACAAATCTGGATCGGCAGCACCCATGTGGGCGGCTGTGACGACCTCTACGCCCTGGAGCGCGCCGGCAAGCTCGACGCACTGCTGCAGAGCCCCGCTTGA
- the secB gene encoding protein-export chaperone SecB: MTEQANSGAAAADSQNPQFSLQRIYVKDLSFEAPKSPEIFRQEWTPSVGLDLNTRQRGLEGDFHEVVLTLSVTVKNGEEVAFIAEVQQAGIFLIKGLDAASMSHTLGAFCPNILFPYAREALDSLVTRGSFPALMLSPVNFDALYAQELQRMQQAGQAETTAH; encoded by the coding sequence ATGACCGAGCAAGCCAACAGCGGTGCCGCCGCTGCCGATTCGCAGAACCCGCAATTCTCCCTGCAGCGCATCTACGTCAAGGATCTGTCCTTCGAAGCGCCGAAGAGCCCGGAAATCTTCCGTCAGGAGTGGACGCCGAGCGTCGGTCTGGATCTCAACACCCGCCAGCGCGGCCTGGAAGGTGACTTCCACGAAGTGGTGCTGACCTTGTCGGTGACCGTCAAGAACGGCGAAGAAGTTGCCTTCATCGCTGAAGTTCAGCAGGCCGGCATCTTCCTGATCAAGGGTCTGGACGCAGCGTCGATGAGCCACACCCTTGGCGCCTTCTGCCCGAACATCCTGTTCCCGTATGCCCGTGAGGCACTGGACAGCCTGGTGACCCGTGGTTCCTTCCCGGCACTGATGCTGTCGCCGGTGAACTTCGATGCCCTGTACGCCCAGGAGCTGCAGCGCATGCAGCAGGCTGGCCAGGCCGAAACCACCGCTCACTAA
- the trmL gene encoding tRNA (uridine(34)/cytosine(34)/5-carboxymethylaminomethyluridine(34)-2'-O)-methyltransferase TrmL, protein MFHVILFQPEIPPNTGNIIRLCANSGCQLHLIEPLGFELDDKRLRRAGLDYHEYATLKRHTSLEACLESLGQPRLFAFTTKGSQPFHEIAYQPGDAFLFGPESRGLPEEVRNALPPEQRVRLPMRAGCRSLNLSNTVAVTVYEAWRQNGFADADQ, encoded by the coding sequence ATGTTCCACGTCATCCTCTTCCAACCGGAAATCCCGCCCAATACCGGCAACATTATCAGGCTGTGCGCCAACAGCGGCTGCCAGTTGCACCTGATCGAGCCGCTGGGCTTCGAGCTGGACGACAAGCGCCTGCGCCGCGCCGGGCTGGATTATCACGAGTACGCCACGCTCAAACGCCACACCAGCCTGGAAGCATGCCTGGAAAGCCTCGGCCAGCCACGCCTGTTCGCCTTCACCACCAAGGGCTCGCAACCCTTCCACGAGATCGCCTACCAGCCTGGTGATGCCTTCCTGTTCGGTCCGGAAAGCCGTGGCCTGCCCGAGGAAGTGCGCAACGCCCTGCCGCCGGAGCAGCGCGTACGCCTGCCCATGCGCGCCGGTTGCCGCAGCCTGAACCTGTCCAACACCGTGGCCGTCACCGTCTACGAGGCCTGGCGGCAGAACGGCTTCGCCGACGCTGATCAGTAG
- a CDS encoding penicillin acylase family protein: MKRSLTALALVVAAAAGGLTWYLHDKQPIRDGEQMFGALQAPVTVDYDERGVPHIRAENEADMYRALGYVHAQDRLLQMELLRRLARGELAEILGEKLLPTDRLFRTLEIGRHADAYAARLDANSPSTQALQHYLEGVNQYQASRPRPLEFDLLGIEPRPFTIADTLSVAGYMAYSFAAAFRTEPVMTHIRDELGADYLKLFDLDWHPQGVLGSPLASDDWKDLAALAQLTGSALEGSGLPQFEGSNAWAISGSRTASGKPLLAGDPHIRFSLPAVWYEAHLQAPGYELYGYHHALIPSAMLGHNRDFAWSLTMFQNDDLDLIAERVNPDNTDQVWYQGQWVDLQQRTETIQVKGAEPVQITLRRSPHGPIVNDALGQTNGSTPIAMWWAFLETDNPLLDAFYQLGRAETLDKARTAAEKIEAPGLNVVWANAAGDIGWWAAAKLPLRPAGVNPTFILDGASGEADKLGYHPFTANPQEENPQRGYIVSANYQPVPASGIEIPGYYNLPDRGQRLNQRLSDASVKWDTHNSQALQLDPGTGYGPRLLAPILDELREAAANDEERALVEQLANWNGDHTLDSVAATLFNQLTYQLAHEAMADELGDVFFDSLLQTRVLDTALPRLTADADSPWWNRQGSEQRESRAQIVADAWRASLEHLRSILGDDTGTWHWERAHTLTHSHPLGQQQPLAWLLNVGPLAAPGGHETPNNLSHKVGSAPWPVVYGPSTRRLIDLADADKALGGIPVGQSGVPFDAHYGDQAQAHVTGQYQPQHLSEADVAAHRLGTLRLLPR, from the coding sequence ATGAAACGCTCTCTGACCGCCCTTGCCCTGGTGGTTGCCGCCGCAGCAGGCGGATTGACTTGGTACCTGCACGACAAGCAGCCAATACGCGATGGTGAACAGATGTTCGGCGCGCTGCAGGCTCCGGTCACGGTCGACTACGACGAACGCGGCGTGCCGCACATTCGCGCCGAGAACGAAGCCGACATGTATCGCGCCCTGGGCTACGTGCATGCCCAGGATCGTCTGCTGCAGATGGAGTTGTTGCGGCGCCTGGCGCGCGGCGAGTTGGCCGAGATACTCGGCGAAAAGCTGCTGCCAACCGACCGCCTGTTCCGCACCCTGGAAATCGGCCGCCATGCCGACGCCTATGCCGCCCGCCTGGACGCCAACAGCCCCTCCACGCAAGCACTGCAGCACTACCTCGAGGGCGTCAATCAGTACCAGGCCAGCCGGCCGCGGCCACTGGAGTTCGACCTGCTGGGCATCGAACCGCGTCCCTTCACCATCGCCGATACACTCAGCGTCGCGGGCTACATGGCCTACAGTTTCGCCGCCGCGTTCCGTACCGAACCGGTGATGACCCATATCCGCGATGAGCTGGGCGCGGATTATCTCAAGCTGTTCGATCTCGACTGGCACCCTCAGGGCGTGCTCGGCTCGCCCCTGGCCAGCGACGACTGGAAAGATCTTGCCGCTCTCGCCCAACTCACCGGCAGCGCCCTGGAAGGCAGCGGCCTGCCGCAGTTCGAAGGCAGCAATGCCTGGGCCATCTCCGGTAGCCGTACCGCCAGCGGCAAACCACTGCTGGCCGGCGATCCCCACATTCGCTTCTCGCTACCCGCGGTCTGGTACGAGGCGCACCTGCAAGCACCTGGCTATGAGCTGTACGGCTATCACCACGCCCTGATTCCCAGCGCCATGCTCGGCCACAACCGTGACTTCGCCTGGAGCCTGACCATGTTCCAGAACGACGACCTCGACCTGATCGCCGAACGGGTCAACCCGGACAATACCGATCAGGTCTGGTATCAGGGGCAGTGGGTCGACCTCCAGCAGCGTACGGAAACCATCCAGGTCAAGGGCGCCGAACCGGTGCAGATCACCCTGCGTCGCTCCCCGCACGGGCCGATCGTCAACGATGCCTTGGGCCAGACCAACGGCAGCACGCCGATCGCCATGTGGTGGGCCTTCCTCGAAACCGACAATCCGTTGCTCGATGCCTTCTACCAGCTGGGTCGGGCTGAGACCCTGGACAAGGCCCGCACTGCAGCCGAGAAAATCGAAGCGCCGGGTCTCAACGTGGTCTGGGCCAATGCCGCTGGTGACATCGGCTGGTGGGCTGCAGCCAAGCTGCCGCTGCGCCCGGCCGGGGTCAACCCGACCTTCATTCTCGACGGCGCCAGCGGTGAGGCGGACAAGCTCGGCTACCATCCCTTCACTGCCAACCCACAGGAAGAGAACCCGCAGCGCGGCTATATCGTCTCGGCCAACTACCAGCCAGTGCCTGCCAGCGGCATCGAGATTCCCGGCTATTACAACCTGCCGGATCGCGGTCAACGCCTGAACCAGCGCCTGAGCGATGCCTCGGTGAAATGGGACACGCACAACAGCCAGGCCCTGCAGCTCGACCCCGGCACCGGCTATGGCCCACGCCTGCTGGCACCGATTCTCGACGAACTGCGTGAGGCAGCCGCGAACGATGAGGAACGCGCCCTGGTGGAGCAACTGGCCAACTGGAACGGTGACCACACACTCGACTCCGTCGCCGCCACGCTGTTCAACCAGCTGACCTACCAGCTCGCTCACGAAGCCATGGCCGACGAGTTGGGCGACGTGTTCTTCGACAGCCTGCTGCAGACCCGCGTACTCGACACGGCGTTGCCGCGTCTGACCGCCGACGCCGACTCACCCTGGTGGAATCGCCAGGGCAGCGAACAACGCGAAAGCCGCGCGCAGATCGTGGCAGACGCCTGGCGTGCCAGCCTGGAACACCTGCGCAGCATACTTGGCGATGACACCGGCACCTGGCACTGGGAGCGAGCGCACACCCTCACCCACAGCCATCCATTGGGCCAGCAGCAGCCGCTGGCCTGGTTGCTCAACGTCGGCCCGCTTGCCGCGCCCGGCGGCCATGAAACGCCGAACAACCTGTCGCACAAGGTCGGCTCGGCGCCCTGGCCGGTGGTATACGGGCCGTCGACCCGACGCCTGATCGACCTGGCCGATGCCGACAAGGCGCTGGGCGGCATTCCTGTGGGCCAGAGCGGCGTGCCCTTCGATGCCCATTACGGCGACCAGGCGCAGGCACACGTCACCGGCCAGTACCAACCGCAGCATCTGAGCGAGGCGGATGTAGCGGCGCATAGACTGGGAACGCTCAGGCTCCTTCCTCGCTAA
- a CDS encoding AraC family transcriptional regulator codes for MADSAFVALTHSSTLRRLLYEALAALGLDPTDTYRRAYAGVPLAAPLLEAREDHDNAPRFWQALEGISGDVDIGLHLGEVMQPRPMDVVGYLLLAARDLRQGLQAFVRFQHILSGGFAARLEERDDDVRLVIDLNYRDVGSLRQQMECLAVLLSKMLAAAGGELPLLGVDFRHRAPRKLTEHRRLLGVEPRFSQSHDALILPRAALARPSRSASPRLFEVLSEEAEKQLAGLVENQLLARVRYWLERNLGSTTCSLEACALALSCHRSALQRALSEQGSSFRALHDEVRRLRALRLLEQGLGVREVARACGFAELSPFYRAFRRWQGGTPRGLLSRRATTGE; via the coding sequence ATGGCTGACAGTGCTTTCGTTGCCCTGACCCATTCCTCGACCCTGCGCCGCCTGCTCTATGAGGCCCTGGCCGCGCTGGGACTGGATCCGACCGACACCTACCGGCGCGCCTATGCCGGCGTGCCGCTGGCTGCGCCTTTGCTGGAGGCGCGCGAGGATCACGACAATGCGCCGCGCTTCTGGCAGGCGCTGGAGGGCATCAGCGGTGACGTCGATATCGGCCTGCATCTGGGGGAGGTGATGCAGCCACGACCGATGGACGTGGTCGGCTATCTGCTGCTGGCCGCGCGCGATCTGCGTCAGGGCTTGCAGGCCTTTGTGCGCTTTCAGCACATCCTTTCCGGTGGCTTCGCCGCGCGACTGGAGGAGCGGGACGACGACGTGCGCCTGGTCATCGACCTCAACTACCGGGATGTCGGTTCGCTGCGCCAGCAAATGGAATGCCTGGCCGTGCTGCTGAGCAAGATGCTGGCGGCGGCCGGTGGCGAGCTACCGTTACTGGGTGTCGACTTTCGCCATCGTGCACCGCGCAAGCTCACCGAGCATCGTCGTCTGCTGGGCGTCGAGCCGCGCTTTTCGCAGTCGCACGATGCCCTGATCCTGCCGCGTGCGGCACTCGCCCGGCCCTCGCGCAGCGCCAGTCCGCGACTCTTCGAGGTGCTGAGCGAAGAAGCCGAGAAGCAGTTGGCCGGGCTGGTGGAGAATCAGTTGCTGGCACGGGTGCGCTACTGGCTGGAGCGCAACCTGGGCAGCACGACGTGCAGCCTGGAGGCCTGTGCGCTGGCCTTGAGCTGTCATCGTAGTGCGTTGCAACGGGCGCTGAGCGAGCAGGGCAGCAGCTTTCGCGCGCTGCATGATGAAGTCCGTCGCTTGCGCGCGCTGCGCTTGCTGGAGCAGGGGCTTGGCGTGCGCGAGGTGGCGCGAGCCTGTGGCTTCGCCGAGCTGTCGCCGTTCTACCGCGCCTTTCGTCGTTGGCAGGGCGGCACACCGCGTGGCTTGCTATCGCGCCGCGCGACAACGGGCGAGTGA
- a CDS encoding DUF6436 domain-containing protein produces the protein MPRLSRKNLLLALLALVWLGGMLLAYRWFETRYLRTFDERAAVFAGAELRLPDELAGPGVIRLVHFWDPACPCNVGNQQHLAELIERYAPQGVQFHVVQKPGSQGRLPAELAALRPIDAMPGSADLPASPAVAIWDKQGQLAYFGPYSEGLVCNSSNSFIEPILEALAAGRKVDASNTLAVGCFCEWAKKNEN, from the coding sequence ATGCCCCGTCTTTCGCGCAAGAATCTGCTCCTCGCCCTGCTTGCCCTGGTCTGGCTGGGCGGCATGCTGCTGGCTTATCGCTGGTTCGAAACGCGTTACCTGCGCACCTTCGACGAACGAGCGGCGGTGTTTGCCGGGGCAGAATTGCGTTTGCCGGACGAACTGGCTGGCCCCGGCGTGATCCGTCTGGTGCATTTCTGGGATCCGGCCTGCCCCTGCAACGTCGGCAATCAGCAACACCTGGCCGAACTGATCGAACGTTACGCCCCCCAGGGCGTGCAGTTCCACGTGGTGCAGAAACCGGGCAGCCAGGGCCGCCTGCCTGCTGAACTGGCAGCCTTGCGCCCCATCGACGCCATGCCCGGTAGCGCCGACCTGCCCGCCAGCCCGGCCGTGGCGATCTGGGACAAACAGGGCCAGTTGGCTTACTTCGGCCCCTACAGCGAAGGGCTGGTGTGCAACTCCAGCAACAGCTTCATCGAACCCATACTCGAAGCCCTGGCCGCAGGCCGCAAGGTCGATGCCAGCAACACCCTGGCAGTGGGTTGCTTCTGTGAATGGGCGAAGAAGAACGAGAACTGA
- a CDS encoding alpha/beta hydrolase, whose protein sequence is MSEPFQPDQLRPLLRPLAAARLELPALQAYRSFYGFDLGARFSGLDNRLGSFNAAGYQIAVQLWAPAEPRGTLLLLHGYYDHMGLYRHVVDWALSMNFAVLACDLPGHGLSSGARASIGDFAEYQQVLNGLFGQAAELGLPQPWHLCGQSTGGAIALDYLLTDGKRPELGQSILLAPLVRPRAWGWSKLSYRLLSPFVREIPRRFSDNSSDTTFLEFVHNRDPLQPRSLPTSWVGALTHWVPRIEAAGRSEHSPLIIQGEADMTVDWRYNLDVLQDKFHQPQILRLADARHHLANENEALRKRYFDFLRERLA, encoded by the coding sequence ATGTCAGAGCCGTTTCAACCCGATCAATTGCGCCCTTTGCTGCGACCCTTGGCCGCAGCGCGCCTGGAGTTGCCGGCGCTGCAGGCTTATCGCAGTTTCTACGGGTTCGACCTGGGCGCACGTTTTTCCGGGTTGGATAACCGGCTCGGCAGCTTCAATGCTGCCGGTTATCAGATCGCCGTGCAGCTGTGGGCGCCCGCCGAGCCGCGTGGCACGCTGCTGCTGTTGCACGGCTATTACGATCACATGGGGCTGTATCGTCATGTGGTCGACTGGGCGCTGAGCATGAATTTCGCGGTACTGGCCTGCGACTTGCCAGGACATGGGTTGTCCAGTGGCGCGCGTGCCAGCATCGGGGACTTCGCCGAGTACCAGCAGGTGCTCAATGGCTTGTTCGGGCAGGCCGCCGAGCTGGGGTTGCCGCAGCCCTGGCATCTCTGCGGGCAGAGCACCGGCGGCGCGATCGCGCTGGATTACCTGCTCACCGATGGCAAGCGTCCGGAGCTGGGCCAGAGCATTCTCCTGGCCCCGCTGGTGCGGCCACGTGCCTGGGGCTGGTCGAAACTCAGCTACCGCCTGCTCAGCCCGTTCGTGCGGGAAATTCCACGGCGTTTCAGCGACAACTCCAGCGACACGACCTTCCTTGAGTTCGTACACAATCGCGACCCGTTGCAGCCGCGCAGCTTGCCCACGTCCTGGGTCGGCGCACTGACGCATTGGGTGCCGCGTATCGAGGCGGCGGGGCGTAGCGAACACAGCCCTCTGATTATTCAGGGAGAGGCGGACATGACCGTGGACTGGCGCTACAACCTCGACGTGCTGCAGGACAAGTTTCATCAACCGCAGATACTGCGGCTGGCAGACGCCCGCCATCACCTGGCGAACGAGAACGAGGCGTTGCGTAAGCGCTATTTCGATTTTCTGCGCGAGCGATTGGCGTAA